A window from Streptomyces sp. NBC_00299 encodes these proteins:
- a CDS encoding adenosylcobinamide-GDP ribazoletransferase has product MTPPPLHGLRFAFGTLSVLPVRVSRWDREAARGGMLCAPLVGVVLGCGAAVAALVLLFLGAGPFLAGVAGAAVPAVLTRGLHLDGLADTADGLGSGKPAEDALRIMKQSDIGPFGVITLVFVLLAQVAALAQLYDDSWTRGALATVVSAVAARLALTLAARTGVPAARPEGLGAAVASVVPVRGAVAVALAVTSAAAAAGTLLGTDDIARTALAVLAALAAAELLLRHCTRRFGGVTGDVFGGLAETAATTALVVLSLG; this is encoded by the coding sequence ATGACCCCTCCGCCCCTGCACGGCCTGCGTTTCGCCTTCGGCACCCTGAGCGTGCTCCCCGTCAGGGTGAGCCGCTGGGACCGGGAAGCGGCGCGCGGCGGCATGCTGTGCGCCCCGCTCGTCGGGGTGGTCCTCGGCTGCGGTGCCGCCGTGGCGGCGCTTGTGCTGCTGTTCCTCGGCGCCGGGCCCTTCCTCGCCGGCGTTGCCGGAGCAGCCGTCCCCGCCGTCCTCACCCGGGGGCTGCATCTCGACGGTCTCGCCGACACCGCCGACGGCCTCGGCAGCGGCAAGCCCGCCGAGGACGCGCTGCGGATCATGAAGCAGTCGGACATCGGGCCGTTCGGGGTCATCACGCTCGTTTTCGTGCTGCTGGCGCAGGTGGCCGCGCTGGCGCAGCTGTACGACGACTCGTGGACCCGCGGCGCCCTCGCCACCGTCGTCTCGGCCGTCGCCGCCCGCCTCGCGCTCACCCTCGCCGCCCGCACCGGTGTGCCCGCCGCCCGGCCCGAGGGGCTGGGTGCCGCGGTTGCCAGTGTCGTTCCCGTACGGGGCGCGGTGGCCGTGGCCCTGGCCGTGACCAGCGCCGCCGCAGCAGCTGGGACGCTGCTCGGGACGGACGACATCGCGCGCACCGCCCTCGCGGTCCTCGCCGCGCTCGCCGCCGCCGAACTGCTCCTGCGGCACTGCACCCGCCGCTTCGGCGGCGTCACCGGTGATGTCTTCGGTGGGCTCGCGGAGACGGCGGCGACGAC
- the cobT gene encoding nicotinate-nucleotide--dimethylbenzimidazole phosphoribosyltransferase, which produces MSSLNLDDFTDLIERPDGGVRRDAEARRERQIVPPGALGRLDELGEWLAAAQSAVPVRPIEQPRVVLFAGDHGVAELGVSARAAGSAGELVREILEGGRPVSVLARRAGVPVRIVDMALDCDPESLPEAVVRHRVRRGSGRIDVEDALTVEEAEAAFRAGVAVADEEADSGTDLVVLGDVSVGGTTAAGVLVAALCGTDASVVTGRGGLAIDDLMWMRKCAAIRDALRRARPVLGDQLQLLATVGGADLAAITGFLLQSAVRKMPVVLDGVVVAACALVGQRIAFRAPDWWLAAHNSREPGQAKALDRMALEPLLDQGVQVGEGAGGMLALPMVQAAAALAAELPEQPEKPQDSRDSEDSEAADGSGTTEPAETE; this is translated from the coding sequence ATGAGCTCGCTTAATCTCGACGACTTCACTGATCTGATCGAGCGCCCCGACGGAGGGGTGCGCCGTGACGCGGAGGCGCGACGTGAGCGTCAGATCGTGCCGCCCGGAGCGCTGGGCCGCCTCGACGAACTGGGTGAGTGGCTGGCGGCCGCGCAGTCCGCGGTGCCGGTGCGGCCGATCGAACAGCCGAGGGTCGTGCTGTTCGCCGGTGACCACGGCGTGGCCGAGCTCGGCGTGTCGGCGCGGGCGGCGGGCAGCGCCGGGGAGTTGGTGCGGGAGATCCTCGAGGGCGGCCGGCCCGTGTCGGTGCTCGCGCGGCGGGCCGGGGTTCCGGTGCGGATCGTCGACATGGCCCTGGACTGCGACCCGGAGTCGCTGCCGGAGGCGGTCGTACGGCATCGGGTGCGGCGCGGCAGCGGCCGTATCGACGTCGAGGACGCGCTCACGGTCGAGGAGGCCGAGGCCGCCTTCCGGGCCGGGGTGGCGGTGGCCGACGAGGAGGCCGATTCCGGGACGGACCTGGTGGTGCTCGGCGATGTGAGCGTCGGCGGGACCACGGCGGCGGGGGTGCTGGTCGCCGCGCTCTGCGGGACCGACGCGTCCGTCGTCACCGGGCGGGGCGGACTGGCCATCGACGACCTGATGTGGATGCGCAAGTGCGCGGCGATCCGGGACGCCCTGCGCCGGGCCCGGCCCGTGCTCGGGGACCAGCTGCAGCTGCTCGCGACCGTGGGCGGGGCCGATCTCGCGGCGATCACCGGGTTCCTGCTGCAGAGCGCGGTGCGGAAGATGCCGGTCGTGCTGGACGGGGTGGTCGTCGCCGCCTGCGCCCTGGTGGGACAGCGGATCGCGTTCCGGGCGCCGGACTGGTGGCTGGCCGCGCACAACAGCAGGGAGCCCGGCCAGGCCAAGGCGCTGGACCGGATGGCCCTGGAGCCCCTGCTCGACCAGGGCGTGCAGGTCGGAGAGGGCGCCGGGGGCATGCTGGCCCTGCCGATGGTGCAGGCCGCGGCGGCGCTCGCGGCGGAGCTGCCGGAGCAGCCGGAGAAGCCGCAGGATTCGCGGGATTCCGAGGATTCGGAGGCGGCAGACGGATCGGGGACGACGGAACCGGCGGAGACCGAGTAG
- a CDS encoding class I SAM-dependent methyltransferase, whose product MTATAPSERHRADCAFTLARCREHTYAPRHLRLTRLPYRHLRAAARVALDFPEPESWLDVGTGYARFPDVAKELFPYTAFDGLDLTHRVLDARVAERVEEAHVGHLTDPRITARLRARYDIVSMFRHLEHAQDPRRELRAALAVLRPGGHLLLELPNPRGVFALLLGRWWIPHSRPGHLHLLPLKTLREELQALGCTVLSADRRGTHIPYDFAAFTSRVLTHLLPASLSRASAPLVGVAWALDHLLAPVVRRTRLSNTYRVIARKEPTAQPTAPPATLPIVRPTPPPSAA is encoded by the coding sequence ATGACCGCGACCGCCCCCTCCGAACGGCACCGCGCCGACTGTGCGTTCACCCTCGCCAGATGCCGGGAGCACACCTACGCCCCCCGCCACCTGCGGCTCACGCGGCTGCCGTACCGCCACCTGAGAGCCGCGGCCCGCGTGGCGCTGGACTTCCCCGAGCCGGAGAGCTGGCTGGACGTCGGCACGGGATACGCCCGCTTCCCGGACGTGGCGAAGGAACTCTTCCCGTACACGGCGTTCGACGGCCTCGACCTGACCCACCGCGTCCTGGACGCCCGCGTCGCCGAGCGGGTGGAGGAGGCCCACGTCGGCCACCTCACGGACCCCCGCATCACGGCCCGGCTGCGCGCCCGCTACGACATCGTCAGCATGTTCCGCCACCTGGAACACGCCCAGGACCCCCGCAGGGAACTGCGCGCCGCTCTCGCGGTCCTGCGCCCGGGCGGCCACCTCCTCCTCGAACTGCCCAACCCGAGGGGCGTGTTCGCCCTGCTGCTCGGCAGGTGGTGGATCCCGCACAGCCGCCCGGGCCACCTGCACCTGCTGCCCCTGAAAACCCTCCGCGAGGAGCTCCAGGCCCTGGGCTGCACCGTGCTCTCGGCGGACCGCCGCGGCACGCACATCCCGTACGACTTCGCGGCCTTCACCTCACGGGTGCTGACGCACCTGCTGCCCGCGTCCCTGTCCCGCGCGAGTGCCCCCCTGGTCGGCGTGGCCTGGGCGCTCGATCACCTCCTGGCCCCCGTGGTGCGCCGCACCCGCCTGTCGAACACCTACCGGGTCATCGCCCGCAAGGAGCCGACCGCCCAGCCGACCGCACCACCGGCCACACTGCCGATCGTGCGGCCGACCCCACCGCCCTCAGCCGCGTAG
- a CDS encoding bifunctional adenosylcobinamide kinase/adenosylcobinamide-phosphate guanylyltransferase encodes MELTLLGTGAPAGLPRPDCPCAACASALGDDARAATALLVDGALLLDLTPGAAFAAARAGRSLGNVRQVLLSHPHNGPAVEVPAGVPQPGRVPDGRELALLTGHRVRAVAMDHPGTGYAVTGPDGQRLLYLPPGGAPAGLGNGAVGMYDMVVADVVGRPDALAKLRAVGAVGPTTDVIAVHLDHDVPPGAELRRRLAAAGARAVPDGTTLEVGAYEDVPDVPRRTLVLGGARSGKSVEAERRLEAFPDVLYVATGGTRSGDNEWAARVSVHRERRPGSWRTAETCDLVPLLAADGPPLLIDCLSLWLTDAMDAVGAWDDAVWAEGGEKALRERVQELTRAVRATRRTVVAVSNEVGSGIVPATASGRRYRDELGRLNAAFAGECEQVLLVVAGQALVLRG; translated from the coding sequence GTGGAACTCACTCTGCTCGGCACCGGTGCCCCCGCGGGACTCCCCCGCCCCGACTGTCCGTGCGCGGCTTGTGCGAGCGCGCTCGGGGATGACGCGCGGGCGGCGACCGCGTTGCTCGTGGACGGGGCCCTGCTGCTCGATCTGACGCCCGGGGCGGCGTTCGCGGCGGCACGGGCGGGGCGTTCGCTGGGGAATGTGCGGCAGGTGCTGCTGTCGCATCCGCACAACGGGCCCGCCGTCGAGGTGCCCGCCGGGGTGCCGCAGCCGGGGCGGGTGCCGGACGGGCGGGAGTTGGCGCTGCTGACGGGGCATCGGGTGCGGGCGGTGGCGATGGACCACCCGGGCACGGGGTACGCGGTGACCGGCCCGGACGGACAGCGGCTGCTGTATCTGCCGCCGGGGGGTGCACCGGCCGGGCTGGGGAACGGGGCCGTCGGGATGTACGACATGGTGGTCGCCGATGTCGTGGGGCGCCCGGACGCGCTGGCCAAGCTGCGGGCGGTGGGTGCCGTCGGGCCGACGACGGATGTCATCGCCGTACATCTGGATCACGACGTGCCGCCGGGTGCCGAGTTGCGGCGGCGGCTGGCGGCGGCGGGGGCGCGGGCGGTGCCGGACGGGACGACGCTGGAGGTGGGGGCGTACGAGGACGTGCCGGACGTGCCGCGGCGGACCCTGGTGCTGGGCGGCGCCCGGTCCGGGAAGTCGGTGGAGGCGGAGCGGCGGCTGGAGGCCTTCCCGGATGTGCTGTACGTGGCGACCGGCGGCACCCGGAGCGGCGACAACGAGTGGGCGGCGCGGGTCTCCGTGCACCGGGAGCGGCGGCCGGGGTCGTGGCGTACGGCCGAGACGTGCGACCTGGTGCCGCTGCTGGCCGCGGACGGGCCGCCGCTGCTCATCGACTGTCTGTCCCTGTGGCTGACGGACGCCATGGACGCCGTCGGGGCGTGGGACGACGCGGTGTGGGCGGAGGGCGGGGAAAAGGCACTGCGGGAGCGGGTGCAGGAGTTGACGCGGGCCGTGCGGGCCACCCGGCGGACCGTGGTCGCCGTGTCGAACGAGGTGGGATCGGGGATCGTGCCGGCGACGGCGTCGGGGCGGCGCTACCGCGACGAGTTGGGACGGCTGAACGCCGCGTTCGCCGGGGAGTGCGAGCAGGTGCTGCTGGTGGTGGCCGGGCAGGCGTTGGTGCTACGCGGCTGA
- a CDS encoding S1C family serine protease — protein sequence MDARRSRTARLGLPVVGLCCCLGVFSGCSGSSSSGGREGSTRQAAQAAVPKAPTATEDLQDGYLKVIKDVLPSVVQIRARNDLGSGVVYDDQGHIVTNAHVVGDEKTFRVTIANREDEVTAQLVSSYPQQDLAVIKLDDMPDGLKAATLGDSAEVEVGQIVLAMGSPLGLSSSVTQGIVSATGRTVTEGSDNGGTGATIANMVQTSAAINPGNSGGALVNLDGRVIGIPTLAATDPGLGDSAAPGIGFAIPASTVQTIADQIIKDGRVTDSGRAALGITARTVVNDDYQAAGVAVVKVQTGGAADKAGLAPGDIITRLGDTDITTITSLSETLAAAKPGERTKVTYTRNGSKKTVDVTLGEQ from the coding sequence ATGGATGCTCGGCGTTCCCGTACCGCGCGGCTCGGTCTTCCGGTTGTCGGGCTCTGCTGTTGTCTCGGGGTGTTCTCAGGTTGTTCCGGCTCGTCGTCCTCGGGCGGGCGGGAGGGCTCGACCAGGCAGGCCGCGCAGGCCGCCGTTCCGAAGGCGCCGACGGCGACCGAGGATCTGCAGGACGGCTATCTGAAGGTGATCAAGGACGTCCTGCCGTCGGTCGTGCAGATCCGGGCCAGGAACGATCTCGGATCGGGTGTGGTCTACGACGACCAGGGACACATCGTCACCAACGCACACGTCGTCGGGGACGAGAAGACCTTCCGCGTGACGATCGCGAACCGCGAGGACGAGGTCACCGCGCAGCTCGTCTCCTCGTACCCGCAGCAGGACCTCGCCGTCATCAAGCTGGACGACATGCCGGACGGGCTGAAGGCGGCGACGCTCGGGGACTCCGCCGAGGTCGAGGTCGGACAGATCGTGCTGGCCATGGGCTCACCGCTGGGGCTGTCGTCCAGCGTGACGCAGGGCATCGTCTCGGCGACCGGACGGACCGTCACCGAGGGCAGCGACAACGGCGGTACGGGCGCCACGATCGCCAACATGGTGCAGACGTCGGCCGCCATCAACCCCGGCAACAGCGGCGGCGCCCTGGTGAACCTCGACGGCCGGGTCATCGGCATCCCGACCCTCGCCGCCACCGACCCCGGCCTCGGGGACAGCGCCGCACCCGGCATCGGGTTCGCCATCCCGGCGTCGACGGTGCAGACGATCGCCGACCAGATCATCAAGGACGGCAGGGTCACCGACTCGGGCCGGGCGGCGCTCGGCATCACGGCCCGTACGGTCGTGAACGACGACTACCAGGCCGCCGGCGTAGCCGTCGTCAAGGTGCAGACGGGCGGGGCGGCCGACAAGGCCGGTCTGGCACCGGGGGACATCATCACCCGGCTGGGCGACACGGACATCACCACCATCACCTCGCTGTCCGAGACACTCGCCGCCGCCAAGCCGGGCGAGCGGACGAAGGTGACGTACACCCGCAACGGCAGTAAGAAGACGGTGGATGTGACGCTGGGTGAGCAGTGA